Proteins from one Panicum virgatum strain AP13 chromosome 7K, P.virgatum_v5, whole genome shotgun sequence genomic window:
- the LOC120642907 gene encoding uncharacterized protein LOC120642907 yields the protein MTAPLEYVSPSAAGSGGFGQWVPPNTSAGGAVRGFVQGVVTYTVLDDLTITPMSAISSITLLNAFAVTDLAALQEKTVRLGYREGLAILKASLQSNTVLTDVFLASGRA from the exons ATGACGGCGCCGCTCGAGTACGTCTCGCCGTCGGCAGCCGGATCGGGCGGCTTCGGCCAGTGGGTGCCGCCGAACACCTCCGCCGGTGGAGCGGTGAGAGGGTTCGTGCAGGGGGTGGTGACGTACACGGTGCTGGACGACCTCACCATCACGCCCATGTCCGCCATCTCCAGCATCACGCTGCTCAACGCCTTCGCGGTCACCGACCTCGCCGCGCTCCAGGAGAAGACCGTGCGGCTCGGCTACCGCGAG GGCCTGGCGATCCTCAAGGCGTCGCTGCAGTCCAATACCGTCCTCACCGATGTTTTCCTCGCCTCCGGCCGTGCATGA